In uncultured Cohaesibacter sp., a genomic segment contains:
- the rbfA gene encoding 30S ribosome-binding factor RbfA, translated as MGRGSRKGGGMSSQRQLRVGELVRKSLSECLTRGEIIDPFLEKFVISIAEVRMSPDLTLATAFVMPLGAPGQEEAVVEALNSHKKFLRGRLGRDLTIKHTPDLRFRYDETFDEASRIDALLNSPLVQRDLHHDDAPADKEDDRNDDEQDNS; from the coding sequence ATGGGACGTGGTTCTCGAAAGGGCGGCGGTATGTCGTCCCAGCGTCAGTTACGCGTTGGCGAGCTGGTGCGAAAATCCTTATCCGAATGCCTCACCCGGGGCGAGATCATTGATCCGTTCCTCGAGAAATTCGTCATCTCTATCGCCGAGGTGCGCATGAGCCCGGACCTGACGCTGGCCACCGCCTTCGTCATGCCGCTTGGCGCGCCCGGTCAGGAAGAGGCCGTGGTCGAGGCTCTCAACAGCCACAAGAAATTCCTGCGCGGCCGTCTGGGGCGTGACCTGACGATCAAGCACACGCCCGATCTGCGCTTCCGCTATGACGAGACATTCGATGAAGCCTCGCGCATCGACGCTCTGCTCAACTCGCCGCTTGTCCAGCGGGATCTGCATCATGACGATGCCCCGGCAGACAAGGAAGACGACAGGAACGACGACGAGCAGGATAATTCATGA
- the truB gene encoding tRNA pseudouridine(55) synthase TruB yields MSDNQTNEQPVASQQDGEAPRPKKQKKQQFRAKRRTDVHGWIALDKPLNMTSTQAVGAIKRIFNVKKAGHAGTLDPLASGCLPIAIGEATKTVSFVMDGFKEYEFTVRWGEETSTDDAEGELIDSSAHRPTEEEIEEALEHFSGEIMQVPPAFSAIKVNGERAYDLARDGEEVKLAARPVTIHHLELLEAPDEDTAVFVAECSKGTYVRSLARDIGRHLGTRGHVIALRRLISGPFTEEMLISLDDLEQLSHSAPGEPGLATALLPVETALDDIPALAINRNAAARLRRGQSVLLRGQEAPIDGHISAMHAGLLVAICEVIEGELWPRRVFNLPEHQPDFSSDAEPNN; encoded by the coding sequence ATGAGCGACAACCAGACCAACGAACAGCCTGTTGCCAGCCAGCAGGACGGTGAAGCGCCGCGCCCCAAGAAGCAGAAGAAGCAACAGTTCCGTGCCAAGCGGCGGACCGATGTTCATGGCTGGATCGCGCTCGACAAGCCGCTCAACATGACATCGACCCAGGCCGTTGGCGCGATCAAGCGCATTTTCAACGTCAAGAAGGCTGGCCATGCCGGTACCCTTGACCCTCTGGCTTCCGGCTGCCTGCCCATTGCCATCGGCGAGGCCACCAAGACCGTCTCCTTCGTGATGGACGGCTTCAAGGAATATGAATTCACAGTGCGCTGGGGCGAGGAAACCTCCACGGACGACGCCGAAGGAGAGCTGATCGACAGCTCGGCCCATCGCCCGACCGAAGAGGAAATCGAAGAGGCCCTCGAGCATTTTTCTGGTGAGATCATGCAGGTTCCCCCTGCCTTCTCGGCCATCAAGGTCAACGGAGAACGCGCCTATGATCTGGCGCGCGACGGTGAAGAGGTCAAGCTCGCCGCCCGTCCGGTGACCATCCATCATCTGGAGCTACTCGAAGCTCCGGACGAGGATACCGCAGTTTTTGTCGCCGAATGTTCCAAGGGGACCTATGTCAGGTCGCTGGCACGGGATATTGGACGGCATCTTGGTACGCGCGGCCATGTCATAGCCCTGCGTCGGCTCATTTCCGGACCATTTACCGAAGAAATGCTTATTTCGCTGGACGATCTGGAACAGTTGAGCCATAGTGCGCCCGGCGAGCCCGGGCTCGCCACTGCCTTGCTTCCCGTTGAGACCGCGCTGGACGACATCCCGGCACTGGCCATAAACAGGAATGCCGCAGCAAGACTACGCCGAGGTCAATCGGTATTGCTGCGTGGACAGGAAGCTCCGATCGACGGTCACATTTCGGCCATGCATGCAGGTTTGCTGGTGGCCATCTGTGAAGTGATCGAGGGAGAACTCTGGCCTAGGCGCGTCTTCAATCTGCCCGAGCATCAGCCCGACTTTTCGAGCGACGCCGAGCCAAATAACTAA
- the cysK gene encoding cysteine synthase A, which yields MAHTPKKTEGRGRIYDSIIDTIGDTPLVRFDKIAAKYGVKANLLGKLEFFNPLSSVKDRIGVNMIEAMEAEGKIAPGKTTLIEPTSGNTGIALAFTAAAKGYRLILVMPETMSVERRKMFAYLGAELVLTEGPKGMKGAIARAEELLGEIEHSVIPQQFQNPANPEIHRNTTAVEIWNDTNGEVDALVSGVGTGGTITGVGSELKARKPEVKVIAVEPTDSPVLSGGKPGPHKIQGIGAGFVPDVLDTSLIDEVVTVSNEDAFAFSRDLARTEGVPVGISSGAALAAAIEIGKRDEFAGKNIVIIIPSFAERYLSTALFDGIGA from the coding sequence ATGGCTCATACCCCAAAGAAAACCGAAGGCCGTGGCAGAATCTATGATTCCATCATCGATACCATCGGCGACACCCCGCTTGTTCGCTTTGACAAGATCGCTGCCAAATATGGCGTCAAGGCCAACCTGCTCGGCAAGCTCGAATTCTTCAACCCGCTCTCTAGCGTCAAGGATCGCATCGGCGTCAACATGATCGAGGCGATGGAAGCCGAGGGCAAGATCGCTCCGGGCAAGACCACCTTGATCGAACCGACCTCCGGCAACACCGGCATCGCGCTGGCCTTCACTGCTGCGGCCAAGGGCTATCGCCTGATCCTCGTCATGCCTGAAACCATGTCCGTCGAGCGTCGCAAGATGTTTGCCTACCTCGGAGCAGAGCTTGTGCTCACCGAAGGGCCGAAGGGCATGAAAGGCGCCATTGCCCGCGCTGAAGAGCTGCTGGGCGAGATCGAACATTCCGTCATCCCGCAGCAGTTCCAGAACCCGGCCAACCCGGAAATTCACCGCAACACCACTGCGGTCGAGATCTGGAATGACACCAACGGCGAAGTGGACGCCCTGGTCTCCGGCGTTGGCACCGGCGGCACCATCACCGGTGTCGGTTCCGAACTGAAGGCTCGCAAGCCTGAGGTCAAGGTGATTGCGGTCGAGCCGACCGATAGCCCGGTTCTTTCTGGCGGCAAGCCCGGCCCGCACAAGATTCAGGGCATCGGCGCAGGCTTTGTGCCGGATGTGCTCGATACCAGCCTGATCGACGAAGTGGTAACCGTCTCCAACGAAGACGCCTTTGCCTTCTCGCGTGATCTGGCGCGGACCGAAGGTGTGCCGGTTGGCATTTCTTCCGGTGCGGCCCTCGCTGCTGCCATCGAGATCGGCAAACGGGACGAGTTTGCGGGCAAGAATATCGTCATCATCATTCCGAGCTTTGCCGAGCGCTATCTGTCCACTGCCTTGTTTGATGGCATTGGTGCCTAA
- the coaBC gene encoding bifunctional phosphopantothenoylcysteine decarboxylase/phosphopantothenate--cysteine ligase CoaBC, protein MLANKRILLVISGGIAAFKALDIIRLLLKEGAGVQVIMTRAATEFVAPLTIATLTGKPVLTELFDLTRESEIGHIELSRAADLVVVAPATANLIAKMANGIADDLPSTMLLATDKPVLVAPAMNVRMWYHPATQRNLATLHQDGLHFVGPAVGMMACNEEGPGRLSEPEEIVSEIRTLLDDSPKPLSGKHVLITAGPTHEPIDPVRYIANRSSGKQGYALAAAARAAGARVTVVSGPVAIDPPKGVEVIRVETARQMHAAVEAHLPADVAIMAAAVADWHVANEGAEKIKKQADGSLPALQFEENPDIARFVGTHPDKRPKLVVGFAAETQNLEENATRKLAKKGVDWIIANDVSPQTGIMGGDHNMIKIIRADSIEAWQDMSKSEVATRLIARIGEALDEIIEI, encoded by the coding sequence ATGCTGGCCAACAAGCGCATCCTGCTCGTCATTTCCGGCGGCATTGCCGCCTTCAAGGCGCTCGACATCATCCGCCTGCTGCTCAAGGAGGGCGCCGGGGTTCAGGTCATCATGACCAGAGCGGCGACGGAATTCGTTGCCCCGCTGACCATCGCGACACTGACCGGCAAGCCGGTGCTCACCGAGCTGTTTGACCTGACGCGGGAAAGCGAGATCGGCCATATCGAGCTGTCCCGTGCCGCCGATCTGGTGGTCGTCGCACCGGCCACCGCCAATCTGATCGCCAAGATGGCCAACGGTATTGCCGATGACCTGCCCAGCACCATGCTGCTGGCAACCGACAAGCCTGTGCTGGTTGCGCCTGCGATGAATGTGCGCATGTGGTACCACCCGGCAACCCAGCGCAATCTCGCCACCCTGCATCAGGACGGCTTGCACTTTGTCGGGCCTGCTGTCGGCATGATGGCCTGCAACGAGGAAGGTCCGGGCCGTCTCAGCGAACCCGAGGAGATCGTCTCCGAAATCAGGACGCTGCTTGATGACAGCCCCAAGCCGCTCTCCGGAAAGCACGTGCTGATCACGGCCGGTCCAACCCACGAGCCCATCGATCCGGTGCGCTACATCGCCAACCGCTCATCGGGCAAACAGGGTTATGCCCTTGCCGCCGCGGCGCGCGCTGCCGGGGCGCGGGTCACGGTCGTGTCCGGTCCCGTTGCGATTGATCCGCCAAAGGGTGTCGAGGTCATACGGGTCGAAACCGCCCGGCAGATGCATGCGGCCGTCGAAGCCCACCTTCCCGCCGATGTGGCCATCATGGCCGCTGCGGTGGCCGACTGGCACGTGGCCAATGAGGGCGCCGAGAAAATCAAGAAGCAGGCTGATGGCAGTCTCCCGGCACTGCAGTTCGAGGAAAACCCCGACATCGCCCGCTTTGTCGGCACCCATCCGGACAAGCGCCCGAAGCTGGTGGTGGGCTTTGCAGCCGAAACCCAGAATCTGGAGGAGAATGCCACCAGAAAGCTGGCGAAAAAGGGCGTTGACTGGATCATTGCCAACGATGTGTCACCTCAGACCGGTATCATGGGCGGCGATCACAACATGATCAAGATCATCCGCGCCGACAGCATCGAGGCCTGGCAGGACATGAGCAAGAGCGAGGTTGCCACCCGCCTCATTGCCCGCATAGGCGAAGCGCTGGACGAGATCATCGAAATCTGA
- the moeB gene encoding molybdopterin-synthase adenylyltransferase MoeB, with translation MLSNEELQRYARHILLRGVGGPGQQKLKAARVLVIGAGGLGSPLLAYLAAAGVGTLGIVDDDKVSLSNLQRQIIHDSEAVGTRKVESAAASLKRINPHVTVEPHALRLDEANGADLVARFDIVVDGTDNFSTRYLMADLCEAACKPLITGAVGMYDGSLTTLKPYEQDDKGRPNPRYRDLFPNRPAEGTIPACAEAGVLGALTGVMGSMMALEVIKEIVGLGQGLVGRLVLYDARSARFETIRYRRKKA, from the coding sequence ATGTTGAGTAACGAGGAACTGCAGCGCTATGCTCGCCACATTCTGCTCAGGGGCGTGGGCGGACCGGGGCAGCAGAAGCTGAAGGCGGCAAGAGTGCTGGTGATTGGCGCTGGCGGCTTGGGCTCACCCCTGCTGGCCTATCTGGCCGCAGCCGGTGTGGGAACACTGGGGATCGTCGATGACGATAAGGTGTCCCTGTCCAATCTACAGCGTCAGATCATCCACGATAGCGAAGCCGTCGGGACACGCAAGGTGGAGAGCGCGGCAGCCAGCCTTAAGCGGATCAATCCGCATGTCACTGTTGAGCCGCACGCCCTGCGCCTTGATGAGGCCAACGGCGCGGATCTGGTGGCGCGCTTTGATATCGTGGTTGACGGGACCGACAATTTTTCCACCCGCTATCTGATGGCCGATCTCTGCGAGGCAGCCTGCAAGCCGCTGATCACCGGTGCGGTGGGCATGTATGACGGGTCCCTCACGACCCTCAAGCCCTATGAACAGGACGACAAGGGCAGGCCCAATCCGCGCTATCGCGATCTGTTTCCAAACCGACCGGCGGAGGGCACCATCCCCGCTTGTGCCGAGGCCGGGGTCCTTGGGGCGCTCACCGGCGTCATGGGCTCCATGATGGCCCTTGAGGTGATCAAGGAGATTGTCGGACTGGGCCAGGGGCTCGTCGGGCGTCTCGTGCTCTATGACGCCCGATCGGCCCGTTTCGAGACCATCCGTTATCGCCGGAAGAAAGCCTAG
- the rpsO gene encoding 30S ribosomal protein S15, which yields MSITAERKQELIKEYATKEGDTGSPEVQVAVLSERIANLTEHFKSHKKDNHSRRGLLKLVSQRRKLLDYVKAKDEARYQSLIERLGLRR from the coding sequence ATGTCGATTACTGCTGAACGCAAGCAAGAACTCATCAAGGAATACGCCACCAAAGAAGGCGATACCGGTTCCCCAGAGGTACAGGTCGCAGTTCTTTCCGAGCGGATTGCCAATCTGACCGAGCACTTCAAGTCTCACAAGAAAGACAACCACTCCCGTCGTGGCCTCCTGAAACTGGTCTCCCAGCGTCGTAAACTGCTTGACTATGTCAAGGCCAAGGACGAAGCACGGTATCAGTCTCTGATCGAGCGTCTCGGACTGCGTCGTTAA
- the dut gene encoding dUTP diphosphatase yields MAKPRLSIMPLAHFEGLELPRYQSKEAAGLDLQAANPADEPVVLKANGGRALVPTGFCMAMERGFEAQIRPRSGLALKFGVTLLNTPGTIDSDYRGEVKVLMINHGEEDFIVERGMRIAQMVIASVLHMKVVEVDSLDETERGKGGFGSTGHKKK; encoded by the coding sequence ATGGCCAAACCACGTCTTAGCATCATGCCGCTTGCGCATTTCGAGGGGTTGGAATTGCCCCGCTATCAGAGCAAGGAGGCCGCCGGGCTCGACCTTCAGGCGGCCAATCCGGCCGACGAGCCGGTGGTGCTCAAGGCCAACGGCGGACGGGCGCTGGTGCCGACCGGATTCTGCATGGCCATGGAACGCGGCTTTGAAGCCCAGATCCGCCCGCGCTCCGGTCTGGCGCTGAAGTTCGGCGTGACCTTGCTCAATACCCCCGGCACCATCGACTCCGATTATCGCGGCGAGGTCAAGGTCCTGATGATCAACCACGGCGAGGAGGATTTCATCGTCGAGCGCGGCATGCGCATCGCCCAGATGGTGATCGCCTCGGTGCTGCACATGAAGGTCGTTGAGGTGGACAGCCTTGATGAAACAGAGCGCGGCAAGGGTGGCTTCGGCTCAACCGGCCACAAGAAGAAATGA
- the pnp gene encoding polyribonucleotide nucleotidyltransferase, with the protein MFDIQREEIDWSGQKLVLETGQIARQADGAVLASLGETTVLATVVSAKQPKPGLDFFPLTVNYQEKTYAAGKIPGGYFKREGRPSEKETLTSRLIDRPIRPLFVDGYKCETQVIVTVVSHDMVNDPDILAMVAASAALCISGVPFMGPIGGARVGLINDEFVLNPGIDQMEDSKLDLVVAGTNDAVLMVESEAQNLSEETMLNAVMFGHRGFQPVIEAIIRLAEKAAREPRAFSMPDYSELAAKVEEIAGEDLQAAFKIAAKTERYAAVDAAKEKVMAALCNPEDENAADAVVVGDLFKKAEAKIVRGQIIKTGSRIDGRDLKTVRPIVSEVGKLPRTHGSALFTRGETQALVVATLGTGDDEQFVDSLAGTYKETFLLHYNFPPFSVGEAGRIGSPGRREIGHGKLAWRAVHPMLPAHHEFPYTLRVVSDITESNGSSSMATVCGTSLALMDAGVPLKAPVAGIAMGLIKEGDDFAVLSDILGDEDHLGDMDFKVAGTSEGITSLQMDIKIDGITEEIMKVALEQAKGGRLHILGEMSKALGEARPEVGEFAPRIETLKIAVDKIREVIGSGGKVIREIVEKTGAKVDISDDGTIKVASSDGAAITAAINWINSIAAEPEVGAIYKGKVVKTVDFGAFVNFFGARDGLVHISQLTPQRTNKVTDVVKEGDSVFVKLLGFDDRGKVRLSMKVVDQETGEEMKQEEKKED; encoded by the coding sequence ATGTTCGATATTCAACGCGAAGAAATCGATTGGAGCGGGCAGAAGCTCGTTCTGGAAACCGGTCAGATTGCACGTCAGGCAGACGGTGCAGTCCTGGCTTCCCTTGGCGAAACCACTGTTCTGGCAACCGTTGTTTCCGCCAAACAGCCCAAGCCGGGTCTCGACTTCTTCCCCCTGACCGTAAACTATCAGGAAAAGACCTACGCTGCCGGCAAGATCCCGGGTGGCTATTTCAAGCGTGAAGGCCGTCCGAGCGAAAAGGAAACCCTCACCTCTCGTCTGATCGACCGCCCGATCCGTCCGCTGTTCGTAGATGGCTACAAATGCGAAACCCAGGTGATCGTTACCGTTGTCAGCCATGACATGGTCAATGATCCGGACATTCTGGCCATGGTTGCTGCTTCTGCGGCGCTCTGCATTTCCGGCGTTCCCTTCATGGGCCCGATCGGCGGCGCTCGCGTTGGCCTGATCAACGACGAGTTCGTGCTCAACCCGGGCATCGACCAGATGGAAGACAGCAAGCTGGATCTGGTTGTTGCCGGTACCAATGACGCTGTTCTGATGGTTGAATCCGAAGCCCAGAACCTGTCTGAAGAAACCATGCTGAACGCCGTGATGTTCGGCCACCGCGGTTTCCAGCCGGTTATCGAAGCCATTATCCGTCTGGCCGAGAAGGCTGCCAGGGAACCGCGCGCATTCTCCATGCCGGACTACTCCGAACTGGCTGCCAAGGTAGAGGAAATCGCTGGCGAAGACCTGCAGGCCGCTTTCAAGATCGCTGCCAAGACCGAGCGCTATGCCGCTGTTGACGCTGCCAAGGAAAAGGTCATGGCTGCCCTGTGCAACCCGGAAGACGAAAACGCAGCAGACGCTGTTGTTGTCGGCGACCTGTTCAAGAAGGCAGAAGCCAAGATCGTTCGCGGTCAGATCATCAAGACCGGCAGCCGCATCGACGGCCGCGATCTGAAGACCGTTCGCCCGATCGTTTCCGAGGTCGGCAAGCTGCCACGCACCCACGGTTCTGCCCTGTTCACCCGCGGTGAAACGCAGGCTCTGGTCGTTGCCACGCTGGGCACCGGCGATGACGAGCAGTTCGTCGATTCGCTGGCTGGCACCTACAAGGAAACCTTCCTGCTGCATTACAACTTCCCTCCGTTCTCGGTTGGTGAAGCTGGTCGCATCGGCTCTCCGGGCCGTCGCGAAATCGGTCATGGCAAGCTGGCATGGCGCGCCGTTCATCCGATGCTGCCTGCCCATCATGAATTCCCGTACACCCTGCGTGTTGTTTCCGACATCACCGAATCCAACGGTTCCTCTTCCATGGCGACCGTTTGCGGCACCTCTCTGGCGCTGATGGATGCGGGCGTTCCTCTGAAGGCTCCTGTTGCCGGTATCGCAATGGGCCTGATCAAGGAAGGCGACGACTTTGCTGTTCTGTCCGACATCCTTGGTGACGAAGATCACCTCGGCGACATGGACTTCAAGGTTGCCGGTACGTCTGAAGGCATCACCTCGCTGCAGATGGACATCAAGATCGACGGTATCACCGAAGAGATCATGAAGGTCGCTCTGGAGCAGGCCAAAGGTGGCCGTCTCCACATTCTGGGCGAAATGAGCAAGGCGCTTGGCGAAGCCCGTCCGGAAGTTGGCGAATTTGCACCGCGCATCGAGACCCTGAAGATCGCGGTTGACAAGATCCGTGAAGTCATCGGGTCTGGCGGCAAGGTCATCCGCGAAATCGTCGAGAAAACCGGCGCCAAGGTCGACATCAGCGACGACGGCACCATCAAGGTTGCTTCTTCCGACGGTGCAGCCATCACCGCTGCGATCAACTGGATCAACTCCATTGCCGCCGAACCTGAAGTTGGCGCGATCTACAAGGGCAAGGTCGTCAAGACCGTTGACTTTGGTGCGTTCGTGAACTTCTTCGGTGCCCGCGATGGTCTGGTTCACATCTCCCAGCTGACCCCGCAGCGCACCAACAAGGTGACCGACGTTGTGAAGGAAGGCGACAGCGTCTTCGTCAAGCTGCTCGGCTTTGATGACCGCGGCAAGGTTCGCCTGTCCATGAAAGTGGTTGATCAGGAAACCGGTGAAGAAATGAAACAGGAAGAGAAGAAGGAAGACTAA
- a CDS encoding D-glycerate dehydrogenase gives MARQKPIVIVTRKLPAAVETRMRELFDTQLKEDDKPMSQAQLVEAVKHADILVPTVTDRIDAHLLSQAGERLKLIANFGNGIDNIDVLAANARNITVTNTPGVLTEDTADMAMSLILAVPRRFAEGMLYLKEHKDWPGWSPTWMLGKRVWGKRLGIIGMGRIGQAVARRARAFGMQIHYHNRRRLPEETEYELEATYWESLDQMLARMDVISIHCPHTPATFHLLSARRLKLINKDAYIVNTARGEVIDETTLARMIENGEIAGAGLDVFENEPKINPKLAKSDRVVLMPHMGSATEEGRMDMGEKVIINIKAFIDGHRPPDKVLPSML, from the coding sequence ATGGCGAGACAAAAGCCGATCGTGATCGTGACCCGCAAGCTTCCGGCGGCTGTGGAAACGCGGATGCGCGAGCTGTTCGATACCCAGCTCAAGGAAGATGACAAGCCCATGAGCCAGGCGCAGCTAGTGGAAGCGGTCAAGCATGCGGATATTCTGGTGCCCACGGTCACCGACAGGATTGACGCCCATCTGCTTTCCCAGGCTGGGGAGCGGCTAAAGCTAATCGCCAACTTCGGCAATGGCATCGACAATATCGACGTGCTGGCCGCCAATGCCCGCAACATCACCGTCACCAACACCCCCGGAGTGCTGACCGAGGACACCGCCGACATGGCAATGTCTCTCATCCTCGCAGTGCCGAGGCGCTTTGCCGAGGGCATGCTCTATCTCAAGGAGCACAAGGACTGGCCGGGCTGGTCACCAACCTGGATGCTGGGCAAACGGGTCTGGGGCAAGCGGCTCGGCATTATCGGCATGGGCCGCATTGGTCAGGCCGTCGCCCGCCGCGCCAGAGCCTTCGGCATGCAGATCCACTATCACAATCGCCGCCGTCTCCCAGAAGAGACCGAGTATGAGCTGGAAGCCACCTACTGGGAAAGTCTCGACCAGATGCTGGCGCGGATGGATGTGATCTCGATCCACTGTCCGCATACCCCTGCCACCTTCCATCTGCTCTCGGCCCGCCGCCTCAAGCTGATCAACAAGGATGCCTATATCGTCAACACGGCGCGTGGCGAGGTGATCGACGAGACGACGCTGGCACGGATGATCGAGAATGGCGAGATTGCGGGTGCGGGTCTTGATGTGTTCGAGAACGAGCCCAAGATCAATCCCAAACTGGCCAAGTCCGACCGGGTCGTGCTGATGCCGCACATGGGCTCGGCAACCGAAGAGGGTCGCATGGATATGGGCGAGAAGGTGATCATCAACATCAAGGCCTTCATCGATGGCCATCGGCCACCTGACAAGGTCCTGCCGTCAATGCTCTAG
- a CDS encoding SH3 domain-containing protein has translation MSKRIVIAGWMLVMGLVAGTGLSAQAQGTSIGPSGLKVPRFVSLKSDRVNVRGGPSTDHKVKWVFRRAGLPVEIVHEFENWRQIRDSEGEEGWVYHSLLSGRRTALISPWQTAGTLVSLRKDPTEEAGITAKAQIGVQVDIKECENGWCEVSVRNYSGWLKSNLLWGVYPNEEIN, from the coding sequence ATGAGCAAGAGAATAGTCATTGCAGGATGGATGCTGGTAATGGGCCTTGTCGCAGGAACCGGTCTGTCAGCGCAGGCACAGGGGACCAGCATCGGCCCATCCGGGCTCAAGGTTCCCCGGTTTGTGTCTCTGAAATCCGATCGCGTCAATGTGCGCGGTGGCCCCTCGACCGATCACAAGGTGAAGTGGGTTTTCCGCCGTGCCGGGTTGCCGGTCGAAATCGTGCATGAGTTTGAAAACTGGCGCCAGATCCGCGATTCCGAAGGCGAAGAGGGCTGGGTCTACCATTCGCTGCTTTCTGGCCGTCGGACCGCCCTGATCAGCCCATGGCAGACCGCTGGCACGCTGGTTTCCCTGCGCAAGGATCCCACCGAAGAAGCAGGCATAACCGCCAAGGCCCAGATCGGTGTCCAGGTGGATATCAAGGAATGCGAAAACGGCTGGTGCGAGGTTTCTGTCCGCAACTACAGCGGCTGGCTGAAGTCCAACCTGTTGTGGGGCGTCTACCCGAATGAAGAAATCAACTGA
- a CDS encoding GNAT family N-acetyltransferase has protein sequence MKKSTDGPFAIAQAGRDDLSALFSLYEQLAPDNTPLDPGLAEERLAAFHALAGSGLFVGHVGHTLVTTCALAVIPNLTRGGRPYGLIENVVTHQDYRGLGYGHRILCHAVEHAWQQGCYKVMLLTGSQKSETHAFYRKAGFEASKTGYQIRRIAPRDG, from the coding sequence ATGAAGAAATCAACTGACGGGCCATTTGCGATTGCGCAGGCAGGGCGAGACGACCTGTCTGCCCTTTTTTCTCTCTACGAGCAGCTGGCACCGGACAATACCCCGTTGGATCCTGGGCTGGCCGAAGAGCGCCTTGCGGCCTTTCATGCACTTGCAGGGAGCGGCCTGTTTGTTGGGCATGTCGGTCACACGCTGGTTACGACATGTGCCTTGGCCGTCATTCCCAATCTGACGCGTGGCGGCAGGCCCTATGGCCTGATCGAGAATGTCGTCACCCATCAAGACTATCGCGGATTGGGGTATGGCCATCGTATTCTCTGCCACGCCGTTGAACATGCCTGGCAGCAGGGCTGCTACAAGGTGATGCTGCTGACCGGATCGCAAAAGTCGGAAACCCATGCCTTCTACCGGAAGGCCGGATTTGAAGCTTCAAAGACCGGCTACCAGATACGGCGCATTGCACCGCGAGACGGGTAG
- a CDS encoding DUF2259 domain-containing protein, whose amino-acid sequence MTRLSNVLIATGVLAIGAIVGALSMTGVARAGDAAEFRSHGFSDDERGRYFAFEEFGVEGGPHYPYSNIYIVDLATDKWVPDTPIRVRLEEEGETPLLARVKAFQEATPIMQQYQISNSGVLMAASPISEMGDKTVVRFQQTAQPLLTTAPTPYELRLETKNVKDLSGCETNNGMVTGFSLTLTTPTGETRSLHDEESAPQSRGCPLDYHISAVFAPTRVVAETHAVALIGVFSQSDDGQNLRYIAVPFTF is encoded by the coding sequence ATGACCAGACTTTCAAACGTCCTCATTGCGACAGGCGTTCTTGCTATCGGAGCCATTGTGGGTGCGCTCTCCATGACAGGTGTAGCGCGGGCCGGAGACGCCGCCGAATTTCGCTCTCATGGCTTCTCGGATGACGAGCGCGGACGCTATTTTGCCTTTGAGGAGTTTGGTGTCGAGGGCGGCCCCCATTATCCCTATTCGAATATCTATATTGTCGATCTGGCAACGGACAAATGGGTGCCGGACACGCCGATCCGGGTACGGCTGGAAGAAGAGGGCGAAACGCCACTGTTGGCGCGGGTCAAGGCCTTTCAGGAGGCAACCCCGATCATGCAGCAATACCAGATTTCCAACTCCGGTGTCCTGATGGCGGCCTCGCCCATCAGCGAAATGGGCGACAAGACCGTGGTGCGCTTTCAACAGACTGCCCAGCCACTGCTGACGACCGCGCCAACGCCCTATGAGCTTCGACTTGAGACAAAGAATGTCAAGGATCTTTCCGGGTGCGAAACGAATAATGGCATGGTCACCGGTTTTTCCCTGACGCTGACCACGCCCACCGGTGAGACCCGCAGTCTGCACGATGAGGAAAGCGCACCGCAGTCACGTGGCTGCCCGCTCGACTATCATATCTCCGCCGTCTTTGCACCAACACGCGTTGTTGCCGAGACGCATGCGGTTGCGCTGATCGGTGTATTCAGCCAGAGTGACGACGGGCAGAATTTGCGCTATATCGCGGTGCCTTTCACTTTTTGA